From the genome of Thunnus thynnus chromosome 1, fThuThy2.1, whole genome shotgun sequence, one region includes:
- the gtf2a2 gene encoding transcription initiation factor IIA subunit 2 isoform X2 has protein sequence MAYQLYRNTTLGNSLQESLDELIQTQQITPQLALQVLLQFDKAINTALANRVRNRVNFRGSLNTYRFCDNVWTFVLNDVEFREVTDLVKVDKVKIVACDGKNSGSNAAE, from the exons ATGGCTTATCAGCTGTACAGGAACACCACTCTGGGAAACAGCCTGCAGGAGAGTCTGGACGAGCTCATACAG actcaGCAGATCACTCCTCAGCTGGCTCTCCAGGTCCTCCTTCAGTTCGATAAAGCCATCAACACGGCGCTCGCCAACAGAGTCCGCAACAGAGTCAACTTTAGG GGTTCTCTGAACACCTACAGGTTCTGTGACAACGTGTGGACATTTGTCCTGAACGATGTGGAGTTCAGAGAGGTCACCGACCTGGTGAAGGTCGACAAGGTGAAGATCGTCGCCTGTGACGGAAAGA ATTCGGGCTCCAACGCTGCAGAGTGa
- the gtf2a2 gene encoding transcription initiation factor IIA subunit 2 isoform X1, protein MAYQLYRNTTLGNSLQESLDELIQTQQITPQLALQVLLQFDKAINTALANRVRNRVNFRGSLNTYRFCDNVWTFVLNDVEFREVTDLVKVDKVKIVACDGKSESTSTIA, encoded by the exons ATGGCTTATCAGCTGTACAGGAACACCACTCTGGGAAACAGCCTGCAGGAGAGTCTGGACGAGCTCATACAG actcaGCAGATCACTCCTCAGCTGGCTCTCCAGGTCCTCCTTCAGTTCGATAAAGCCATCAACACGGCGCTCGCCAACAGAGTCCGCAACAGAGTCAACTTTAGG GGTTCTCTGAACACCTACAGGTTCTGTGACAACGTGTGGACATTTGTCCTGAACGATGTGGAGTTCAGAGAGGTCACCGACCTGGTGAAGGTCGACAAGGTGAAGATCGTCGCCTGTGACGGAAAGAGTGAGTCGACATCAACGATCGCCTGA
- the LOC137181996 gene encoding zinc finger protein 395-like has protein sequence MLPKTRLGKRSPLGALVSPAAGPRADQTGEAGVTMATAAGQQAVSRIKGHPGLKVYFQCGGAGEPSGSVDQLDFMQSDVSVWSLFHPSSSSSSSSSSSVPPSGSRSVSSCIDVPRSQRSPRDVDMDEMMAAMVLSSLSCSPLLHSSAHPDPAAPLMDFGGGELSDSGSSGYWSVGHGNVSPVPSPPIAEPDISPVTPPDEGLDMEMEQVLFDEPAPRKRRNSVKVAYRCLWPSCGKVLTSVVGIKRHIRTTHLCRGGEHERCSRSEEDFYYTEINQQQQQQTPPLPVLCGSAPSPPYSPGSLSPSSPPSPPPPSPPSPPPPACGALSRSAPSSSGSFWQVQSEHSYQAPSPGHVEPPAAAAAAAAAAAAAALNTVSCRWTAPPTTCHRQGLSFRVRSVSVGEQWLQQQSAPCRRIRGEAKKCRKVYGIEHRDQWCTACRWKKACQRFLD, from the exons ATGTTACCAAAGACTCGTCTGGGGAAGCGTTCTCCACTCGGGGCGCTAGTGAGCCCGGCGGCTGGACCACGTGCTGACCAGACAGGCGAGGCCGGCGTCACCATGGCGACGGCAGCAGGACAGCAGGCCGTCAGCAGGATCAAAGGTCATCCTGGACTGAAG gtgtatTTTCAGTGCGGAGGAGCAGGTGAACCTTCAGGTTCGGTGGATCAGCTCGACTTCATGCAGAGTGATGTTTCTGTCTGGTCTTTAtttcatccctcctcctcttcctcctcctcctcctcctcctcggtgCCTCCGTCCGGCAGCAGATCCGTCTCCTCCTGCATCGACGTCCCCAGAAG TCAGAGGAGTCCGAGGGACGTGGATATGGACGAGATGATGGCAGCGATGGTTCTCAGCAGTTTGTCCTGCAGCCCGCTGTTGCACAGCTCCGCCCATCCAGACCCAGCAG CTCCTCTGATGGATTTTGGAGGTGGCGAGCTCTCTGACAGCGGCAGCAGCGGTTACTGGAGCGTCGGCCACGGCAACGTGAGCCCAGTCCCCTCTCCACCAATCGCAGAGCCCGACATCAGCCCGGTCACGCCCCCTGACGAAGGCCTGGACATGGAGATGGAGCAGGTGCTGTTTGACGAGCCGGCGCCACGGAAACGCAGG AACTCAGTGAAGGTGGCGTACAGGTGTCTGTGGCCGAGCTGCGGGAAGGTGCTGACGTCTGTGGTTGGAATAAAGCGTCACATCCGGACGACACACCTGTG CCGCGGCGGCGAGCACGAGCGTTGCTCCCGCAGCGAGGAGGATTTTTACTACACTGAgatcaaccagcagcagcagcaacagactcctcctcttcctgtcctctgtgGCTCCGCCCCTTCCCCTCCCTACTCCCCCGGCTCGCtgtccccctcctcccctcccagccctccccctccctcccctccgtCCCCTCCTCCCCCGGCCTGCGGCGCCCTGAGCCGCtccgccccctcctcctccggcAGCTTCTGGCAGGTCCAATCAGAGCACTCCTACCAG GCTCCGTCTCCCGGCCACGTGGagccaccagcagcagcagcagcagcagcagcagcagcagcagcagcagctttgaaCACAGTTTCCTGTCGTTGGACGGCCCCACCCACCACCTGCCACAGACAG GGTTTGTCGTTTCGGGTGCGTTCGGTCAGCGTAGGAGAGCagtggctgcagcagcagagcgccccctgcag gaggATTCGTGGTGAAGCCAAGAAATGTCGCAAAGTCTACGGCATCGAGCACAGAGACCAGTGGTGCACGGCCTGCCGCTGGAAGAAAGCCTGCCAACGCTTCCTCGACTga
- the si:ch73-204p21.2 gene encoding uncharacterized protein si:ch73-204p21.2: protein MAAVGAEVTDFWFQSSGVISFFILLLLLSIFLTALCSECSRRSFQLQDQEQRNPSALIKVVKLEEVARENPMISDIQNDEKEFDRDEGNSFTPWRSHLGAPQHQDQTNGSVAVKTGNDRDAVDGSNPEAEKSVTFTPWRSHLREPQNTDLNSFTLPDSAHIYHTVGGRRSSGDVLSQPTDDEPGDESGAADLSNRERNSVYAKVSKRVRTTSPPVLTPEVQVEEEEEEEESSPPLPDRKSALEG, encoded by the exons ATGGCTGCAGTCGGAGCAGAGGTCACAGACTTCTGGTTCCAGTCATCAGGAGTCATCAgtttcttcatcctcctcctcctcctctccatcttcctcaCAGCTCTCTGCAGCGAGTGCAGCAG ACGTTCGTTTCAGCTGCAGGATCAGGAGCAGAGGAATCCTTCAGCTCTCATCAAAGTG gtgaAGCTGGAGGAGGTGGCGAGGGAGAATCCTATGATCAGTGACATCCAGAATGATGAGAAAG agtTTGATCGTGATGAAGGAAACTCGTTCACTCCCTGGAGGAGCCACCTGGGGGCGCCACAGCACCAAG atCAGACCAATGGCAGCGTAGCAGTGAAGACAGGAAATGATCGGGACGCTGTTGACG ggtcAAATCCTGAGGCGGAGAAGTCCGTCACGTTCACTCCGTGGAGAAGCCACCTGAGGGAGCCACAGAACACAG aTCTGAACAGCTTCACCCTTCCCGACTCCGCCCACATCTACCACACCGTTGGAGGACGCCGGAGCAGTGGCGACGTGTTATCGCAGCCAACCGATGACGAGCCGGGGGACGAGAGCGGCGCGGCAGATCTGAGCAACCGCGAGAGGAATTCGGTGTACGCGAAAGTCAGCAAGAGGGTGAGAACGACCTCGCCGCCTGTCCTCACACCTGAGGtacaggtggaggaggaggaggaggaggaggagtcttCACCCCCACTGCCCGACAGGAAGTCGGCGCtggaaggatga